A genomic segment from Maniola hyperantus chromosome 4, iAphHyp1.2, whole genome shotgun sequence encodes:
- the LOC117981823 gene encoding uncharacterized protein, with translation MSMIEVDPKLFIKCRLCLDETGLYQIVPNVQMQIKYCFDIDVEPFDGLPQLVCKKCESILSQYAGIKQIFQEKQKNLKSKLSSNVKIDNIIQQQQDTVSSTQVETENKNKIEGATRYNRKTPVPTRSSSTESIISNLSQKRNGKTILGKKSIKAWESKYTKHFVCRFCSKTFKDKKGINNHVKKKCKWYTKYSKINKAFCLVALNKIGSKPNLTGSIENVVCDENKIIQSIQANYYILYSNNSNDLRDVSDSSDEDFVFDRKKRKRQRLISRSSNETVVIDQNFEKSDHEKSAKIRRPGKGENTQIVSDIECVDIEDSDSNSTKSSVKTNKSVTPYREQAKTANDKMIHNIISMCSNKYLNRLNVSEGRNINKAREESSLKHKILSIGRKVIHDKGVNTTGLLRYMEHKNLEVVWVPKVDTKVTIKTRSKEIGAIDKSKYSWDKITSVYKHVTEDFAQVFEKELALDACINENVEDNQLTRLNQQCQENSNEKKKEASALIHFSNLKELDIQPIGDSSNKDDVLDKMPTYVDTSEEKVNDNNTYLRAVLDADRNWTKLLNANPVANPKQLPKKNTFNEPASITKICSSDSEVIEHSEQHIEKSDEILHMPIITSTVSLAPPVDMPNVAAYKNQNASENNSVNNSGPQSTLPKIKVKPVSELMSNEALSQQNTSAFVSTTGWTLNNESQGRNVVLQANDRNMVYLTKPQFTNVIPVQQNLVYYPQMQDIQTVEFNSTGNQPGLTPVPKNREYVKLHTVELPNTRTESPFRYFQKLLQMHNLILLDSVHTISNTMQCLTKFKVVFEQESTSPVKLCLLLYSQNNIFCIKAKDHNMKELDIAKFSANWQWEILKVFKGDDVVPKLIANASKFGGPMCSYTSYFTNLLKSIIFSKEL, from the exons ATGAGCATGATAGAAGTTGATCCAAAACTCTTCATCAAATGTCGGTTATGTTTGGATGAGACAGGGCTATACCAAATAGTGCCTAATGTCCAAATGCAAATCAAGTACTGTTTTGATATAGAT GTCGAACCGTTTGATGGTCTACCACAACTAGTTTGTAAAAAATGTGAATCTATTTTGAGTCAATATGCTGGtataaaacaaatttttcaAGAAAAGCAAAAAAATCTGAAGTCCAAATTGAGCTCAAAT GTCAAAATAGACAATATCATTCAGCAACAACAAGACACTGTAAGTTCCACTCAGGTTGAaacggaaaataaaaataaaatagaagggGCAACAAGATACAACAGAAAGACACCAGTTCCCACAAGATCTTCCTCTACAGAAAGTATAATATCCAATTTGAGTCAGAAGAGAAATGGAAAGACCATTTTaggaaaaaaatctataaaagcTTGGGAAAGCAAATATACAAAACATTTTGTATGTCGATTTTGTTCAAAAACTTTTAAAGACAAAAAAGGCATTAACAATCATGTTAAAAAAAAGTGCAAATGGTATAcgaaatattcaaaaataaataaagcattTTGTTTAGTAGCACTAAATAAAATAGGATCAAAGCCAAACCTCACTGGTTCAATAGAAAATGTTGTTTGTgacgaaaacaaaattattCAGTCCATACAAGcaaattattatattctttacTCTAATAACTCAAATGATCTACGTGACGTGTCTGATTCATCTGATGAAGATTTCGTCTTTGATAGAAAAAAACGTAAAAGACAACGTCTGATTTCTAGAAGCTCAAACGAAACTGTTGTGATTGATCAAAATTTTGAGAAGTCTGATCATGAAAAATCAGCCAAAATTAGAAGACCTGGAAAAGGTGAAAACACACAAATTGTTTCCGATATTGAATGTGTGGATATAGAAGACTCTGACAGCAACTCTACAAAAAGTAGTGTAAAAACGAACAAATCGGTAACACCATATCGTGAACAAGCAAAGACAGCCAACGATAAAATGATTCACAATATTATATCAATGTGTTCTAACAAGTATTTGAATAGGTTAAACGTATCTGAAGGTAGAAACATTAATAAAGCCAGAGAAGAATCGTCtcttaaacataaaatattaagcaTAGGAAGGAAAGTTATTCACGATAAAGGAGTTAACACCACAGGACTTTTGAGATACATGGAACATAAAAATCTTGAAGTAGTTTGGGTTCCAAAAGTAGACACCAAAGTTACAATAAAAACCAGATCGAAAGAAATTGGGGCTATTGATAAAAGTAAATACAGTTGGGATAAGATTACATCTGTTTATAAACATGTAACTGAAGATTTTGCTCAAGTTtttgaaaaagaattagcacTAGATGCTTGCATTAACGAAAATGTGGAAGACAACCAATTAACTCGACTAAACCAACAGTGTCAAGAAAAttcgaatgaaaaaaaaaaagaagcaaGTGCTTTAATACATTTTAGCAATTTAAAGGAACTTGACATTCAACCTATTGGGGATAGTTCAAATAAAGACGATGTTTTAGACAAAATGCCGACTTACGTCGATACATCGGAGGAGAAAGTAAacgataataatacttatttacgtGCTGTGCTGGATGCGGATAGAAATTGGACAAAGTTACTAAATGCTAATCCAGTGGCAAACCCTAAGCAGCTAccgaaaaaaaatacatttaacgAGCCAGCATCAATTACCAAAATATGCTCAAGTGACTCTGAAGTAATTGAACATTCAGAACAACATATAGAAAAAAGTGATGAAATACTTCATATGCCTATTATAACATCCACTGTGTCACTTGCGCCGCCAGTTGATATGCCAAATGTTGCTGcttataaaaatcaaaatgctAGTGAAAACAATAGCGTTAATAATAGTGGACCACAATCTACGCTACCCAAAATTAAAGTTAAACCTGTATCTGAGCTAATGTCTAATGAGGCTCTGAGCCAACAAAATACGTCCGCTTTTGTTTCAACTACAGGATGGACATTAAATAATGAAAGCCAGGGCCGTAATGTTGTGTTGCAAGCAAATGACAGGAACATGGTTTATTTAACAAAGCCACAATTCACGAATGTTATTCCTGTACAACAAAATCTGGTTTATTATCCACAAATGCAGGATATCCAAACAGTTGAATTTAATTCTACTGGAAATCAGCCAGGATTAACACCAGTGCCAAAAAATCGTGAATACGTTAAATTGCACACTGTTGAATTACCGAATACGAGAACGGAGTCGCCGTTCCGATACTTTCAAAAGTTACTACAGATGCACAACTTGATTTTGTTAGATAGTGTACATACAATATCGAATACTATGCAGTGTCTTACAAAATTTAAAGTGGTTTTTGAACAAGAAAGCACCTCACCAGTAAAACTGTGTTTGCTTTTATAtagtcaaaataatattttctgtaTAAAAGCAAAAGACCACAACATGAAAGAATTAGATATAGCCAAGTTTTCAGCTAATTGGCAATGGGAAATACTAAAAGTCTTTAAAGGTGACGATGTTGTACCTAAACTGATCGCAAATGCCTCTAAATTTGGTGGTCCAATGTGCAGTTATACAAGTTACTTTACAAATTTGCTAAAGTCAATTATTTTTTCGAAAGAATTATAG